Proteins from one Longimicrobium sp. genomic window:
- a CDS encoding uracil-DNA glycosylase family protein has product MNDARDLLRSWFQQRRELGDDELVLDQLSVAELREIVSDRPARVARPVDAVEPARPARPREAAEPRSPVEVAEPVPASAASVDAPVPGIVETHRRAGAPVPGTTAHPPSPLAPARYASAEEIAALPVLNAVREIALGCPRCGLAKTRTHVVFGEGSETADVMVVGEAPGQEEDRSGRPFVGRAGQLLDLLLLSSGFQRADVYVCNVLKCRPPQNRNPQPDEVDACSPYLLKQVELVKPRVILAFGAFAAQTLLGTDITIGKLRGRTHEYRGIPLVPTYHPAACLRHPAWVRSVWEDLQRARDVLEAA; this is encoded by the coding sequence GTGAACGACGCGCGCGATCTCCTGCGCTCCTGGTTCCAGCAGCGCCGCGAACTGGGCGACGACGAGCTGGTGCTGGACCAGCTGTCCGTCGCCGAGCTGCGCGAGATCGTCTCCGATCGGCCGGCGCGCGTGGCTCGCCCGGTGGATGCCGTGGAGCCCGCCCGACCGGCGCGGCCCAGGGAAGCCGCAGAGCCGCGTAGTCCCGTCGAAGTTGCGGAGCCCGTCCCCGCATCCGCAGCCTCCGTCGACGCGCCGGTGCCTGGCATCGTGGAGACGCACCGGCGCGCGGGCGCTCCCGTTCCCGGCACCACCGCGCATCCGCCGTCGCCGCTGGCTCCTGCCCGCTACGCGTCCGCGGAGGAGATCGCCGCGCTGCCGGTGCTGAACGCCGTGCGCGAGATCGCCCTCGGCTGTCCGCGGTGCGGGCTGGCGAAGACGCGGACGCACGTGGTGTTCGGCGAAGGCAGCGAGACCGCGGACGTGATGGTGGTCGGCGAGGCGCCGGGGCAGGAGGAGGACCGCAGCGGCCGGCCGTTCGTGGGGCGCGCGGGGCAGCTGCTGGATTTGCTGCTGCTTTCCTCCGGCTTTCAGCGGGCGGACGTGTACGTTTGCAACGTCCTCAAATGCCGCCCGCCGCAGAATCGCAATCCGCAGCCGGACGAGGTGGATGCCTGCTCGCCCTACCTGCTCAAGCAGGTGGAGCTGGTGAAGCCCCGGGTGATCCTGGCGTTCGGCGCCTTTGCCGCGCAGACGCTGCTGGGCACGGACATCACCATCGGCAAGCTGCGTGGCCGCACGCATGAGTACCGGGGGATTCCGCTCGTTCCCACCTATCACCCGGCCGCCTGCCTGCGGCACCCGGCGTGGGTCCGCTCCGTGTGGGAGGATCTCCAGCGGGCGCGCGACGTTCTCGAGGCGGCCTAG